A part of Maniola hyperantus chromosome 14, iAphHyp1.2, whole genome shotgun sequence genomic DNA contains:
- the LOC117988577 gene encoding uncharacterized protein — MAHKVKTNHYVATHRSGVDSPSSGGYLHRSSRDENDHRAPSERTLSEYTTIDERTRSPSGGGERDRRNGRPRHHNGNGSPRDSGSEVYVTSAAYRPPSEISRQSRAPRSVYSYRSQVAPSVASTHRSKVSRKAGVKVDAMAAPNPLCPNVKGMCCLMLLLNLGLILVTLGFVIVLQFFEPLFVWILGIVFLIFGFITLVGSLIYCVVLCRENPYPRHPEDFYWTHHWSKTIGPSEIHYSASEKPYRQNGHRYDKYNGNGKYSDRESAKGYSDRESKLSRY, encoded by the exons ATGGCGCATAAAGTGAAGACCAACCACTACGTGGCGACGCATCGGTCGGGGGTGGATTCGCCTTCTTCAGGGGGGTACTTGCATAGATCCTCGAGGGATGAGAATGATCATCGAGCACCATCGGAAAGGACGCTGTCGGAGTATACG ACGATAGACGAGCGGACGCGCTCGCCATCTGGCGGTGGTGAGCGCGACAGGCGGAATGGGCGACCGCGGCACCACAATGGCAACGGGTCGCCGCGTGACTCCGGCTCCGAGGTCTACGTCACTAGCGCCGCTTACCGGCCACCCTCCGAAATTAG TCGGCAATCGCGTGCGCCTCGCAGTGTCTACTCGTACCGGAGTCAAGTGGCGCCCTCTGTCGCCTCCACACACCGCTCCAAAGTCTCCAGGAAG GCTGGAGTGAAAGTGGACGCGATGGCAGCGCCCAACCCCTTGTGTCCCAACGTGAAGGGCATGTGCTGTCTCATGCTGCTGCTGAACCTGGGCCTCATCCTCGTCACGCTGGGCTTCGTCATCGTGCTGCAGTTCTTTGAGCCACTGTTTGTTTG gATCCTGGGTATAGTCTTCCTTATATTCGGTTTCATCACACTAGTGGGTAGCCTTATCTACTGCGTTGTTCTCTGCCGAGAGAACCCTTACCCTCGCCACCCCGAGGACTTCTACTGGACCCACCACTGGTCTAAGACCATCGGCCCGTCGGAAATACACTACAGTGCTAGTGAGAAACCGTATCGCCAAAACGGACATAGATACGACAAATACAATGGAAACGGAAAGTATTCCGATAGGGAAAGTGCTAAGGGTTACTCGGATAGGGAGagtaagttaagtaggtactga